The Candidatus Binatus sp. DNA segment AAGCCGCCGTCGAGCTCGACGACCGGGACCCGCAAGCAGTCATCGCGTGGGCGATCGATCGCTTCGGCAGCGAGCTCGCGATCTGCTCGAGCTTCCAGGCCGAGGGCTGCCTGCTGATCGACATGGCGTGGCGAATCGATCCGAAGATTCGCGTCTTCACGATCGATACCGGCCGCCAGCCGCAAGAGACTTACGACTTGATCGACAAGGTGCGCGATCGCTACGGGATCAATACCGAAATTTTCCTGCCGGAAACGAAAGTGGTCGAGCAGATGGTCACCAAGCACGGCAACAACCTCTTCTACCGCGACGTCAATCTGCGCCTGCTGTGCTGCCAGGTGCGCAAGGTGCTGCCGCTCCGCCGCGCGCTGATGAACTACAGCGCCTGGATGACGGGGCTGCGCCGCGATCAGTGGGCGACCCGCTCGAACATCCGCAAGATCGAGATCGATCACGATCACGGCGGAATCGTGAAGCTCGCGCCGCTAGCCGACTGGACCGAAGACGAAGTGTGGGACTACATCCGCGCCAACGACGTTCCCTACAACGCGCTCTACGACAAGGGCTACAAGTCGATCGGATGCGGTCCATGCACGCGCTCGGTCGGCGAGGGCCAGGACGCGCGCGCCGGCCGCTGGTGGTGGGAAACCGGCGCGCCGAAGGAATGCGGGATGCATTGCGCGATCGAGACCGGCGGCTTCGAGCATGAGTTGGCGGCACTGCTCGGGCGCAACGGCAACGGGCATTCGAACGGAGGCGTTTAGAACGATGTCGAGCGACGACGAACCCAAAACGGGTGAGCCGATAACGCTCGACACTCTGCAGCACGATCTCCTGGTTCCGCAAATCCAGGCATTCCTCGAAGCGACCAATGACCCGCAGGCGCGCGAAGTCTATGGCGCGCTCGCGGCGGCGATCGATCGCCTCGAAGTACCTCCAGAGCTCGCGGCGCGGCTCGGCGCGATCGTCGAAGTCGCCCTGACCAGCGGGCGTATCCGCAAACTCTTCGGCCCCGGCGCGGAACTATCGCTGAGCGCGCTCTTCATGAAGACGCCGCGCGGCCGCGAGATCGCGCAATCGCTCGGCGAACTGAACAGGGCGCTCGCGACGCTGAAGGATCAGACAGTCGAGCAGATTACGGCGTCGCAGCGGAGTCCCGGCGCCTACGCGCTGACGCTCAAGACTAGCGGATGCCAGCTCGTGATTCGCTTCGAGCAAGCCGGCGTGCGCATCGAAAGCCTGGAAGTCGATCTGGGCTAGCGATTTTGATCCGCTACGGTTCGAGGCGCTCCATCAGGCGCGGGAACGGAATCGTCTCGCGGATGTGATGGCTCCCGCAGAGCCATCCGGTGACCCGCTCGATGCCCATCCCGAAGCCCGCGTGCGGCACCGAGCCGTAGCGGCGCAAATCGAGGTACCATTCGAACGGTTCGAGCGGCAGATCGTGCGCGAGAATTTTGCTCCGCAACGTTTCGTAATCGTCCTCGCGCTGTCCGCCGCCGATAATTTCGCCGTGACCCTCCGGCGCGAGCATATCGACGCATAGCGCGACCTCCGGCCGCGCCGGATCCTGCTTCATGTAGAATGCTTTGCAGACCGTCGGGTATCGATGCACCATCACAGGGCGATCGAACTCCTCCGACAGCAGGGTTTCTTCATCGCCGCCGAAATCGTCGCCCCAATTGACGGCTGCGCCTTTGCGCTTCAGCCGCTCGATCGCCTCGTCATAACTGATGCGCGGATACGGCAACTCGGCGGATTTCTCGAGCTTCGAAGTATCGCGCTCAAGCGTCTTCAGCTCCGCCGATCTGCGCTCGAGCAC contains these protein-coding regions:
- a CDS encoding phosphoadenylyl-sulfate reductase; its protein translation is MALQIELDEQVETPKLSLIMDELEAGEAAVELDDRDPQAVIAWAIDRFGSELAICSSFQAEGCLLIDMAWRIDPKIRVFTIDTGRQPQETYDLIDKVRDRYGINTEIFLPETKVVEQMVTKHGNNLFYRDVNLRLLCCQVRKVLPLRRALMNYSAWMTGLRRDQWATRSNIRKIEIDHDHGGIVKLAPLADWTEDEVWDYIRANDVPYNALYDKGYKSIGCGPCTRSVGEGQDARAGRWWWETGAPKECGMHCAIETGGFEHELAALLGRNGNGHSNGGV